One Gadus morhua chromosome 1, gadMor3.0, whole genome shotgun sequence DNA segment encodes these proteins:
- the larp4aa gene encoding la ribonucleoprotein 4Aa isoform X2 produces the protein MSSDQGGEPPLLQEEADPGPATGGKDEAPLGTEEGSGGMVTSKGVGLNPNAKVWQEIPVVSSEVSADATPWSPSDVNDAYSESSGCKPYAVGFTALDEGLPTDTTEVMVNGMDPPELGFSPAESITGTSVEPKAEEPAVSSENLRESLKKELEFYFSRENLSKDLYLMSQMDSDQFVPVWTIASMEGIKALTTDMDLILDVLRTSPMVQVDEKGEKVRPNHKRCIIILREVPETTPVEEVEALFKNENCPKVISVEFAHNNNWYITFQSDTDAQQVSNPESLFLLWNSAFNIWYTKLTDIPFSLFKGHKYLREEVKTFQGKPIMARIKAINTFFAKNGYRSMDNSMYAQPSQAQSQFNSPLYMQHIYPQQQYPVYGIVPPTWTQSPTPYFETPLAPFPNNSFVNGFGSAGHYKTGSNSLNMTRPFNRNRNHVKPQGRTGEVAPASVTPVPLESLTGLRSPQPLSCVSNNTTSNHGNSHAQTPADLASAFPLLSAATSPLDLNDDGGMAGRGRRSTTYRGTRRRREDDRITRPAVPIEVKPSPPKFDLAANNFPPLPGCVVSTQGEPVLENRMSDVVRGLNRDKTEQPSKEAVVAAVPAHSPAVEEAPHVPSVSQSTNKPVAQPLGPPVLSAQRPEKKVERAEPLIPKAAVVVPAPPAVTTTSPASAQPVVAPRPQPTAAPAPVKTNTPSPATVTVAPPAQEPRKLSYAEVCQRPPIAPPPAAPAAPASAGPASPPTAPGQPLRELRVNKAEEPGSSSGPEDKQERAHDREGGWECKESRPPRDRDGQGHYRRNGPRGTGALKFRDQRRPPPARRSSPQGGYRHTGKEQNIPPVSPK, from the exons ATGAGTTCGGATCAGGGCGGAGAGCCGCCGCTGCTGCAGGAGGAGGCTGATCCGGGACCGGCCACCGGTGGGAAGGACGAGGCTCCACTTGGGACCGAGGAAGGGTCAGGCGGCATG GTCACCTCCAAGGGAGTCGGTCTGAACCCTAACGCCAAGGTGTGGCAGGAGATCCCAGTGGTCTCCAGCGAGGTGTCGGCTGATGCAACTCCCTGGTCACCTTCAGATGTCAATGACG CATATTCTGAGTCTAGTGGGTGCAAGCCCTACGCCGTGGGATTCACAGCTCTGGACGAGGGCCTGCCCACCGACACCACCGAGGTCATGGTGAATGGAATGGACCCACCGGAGCTCGGCTTCTCTCCTGCCGAGTCAATCACCGGAACCTCGG tgGAACCCAAGGCGGAGGAGCCAGCAGTCTCTTCTGAGAACTTGCGTGAGTCTCTGAAGAAGGAGCTGGAGTTTTACTTCTCCCG GGAAAACCTCTCGAAGGACTTGTACTTGATGTCCCAGATGGACAGCGACCAATTTGTTCCCGTTTGGACTATAGCGAGCATGGAGGGCATCAAGGCACTCACCACGGACATGGATCTGATCCTTGACGTCTTGAGAA CTTCTCCGATGGTCCAAGTGGACGAGAAGGGGGAGAAAGTGCGTCCAAATCACAAGCGCTGCATCATCATTCTGAGGGAGGTCCCGGAAACCACTCCTGTCGAG GAAGTCGAAGCTCTCTTCAAAAATGAGAACTGTCCGAAGGTGATAAGCGTGGAGTTTGCGCATAACAACAACTGGTACATCACATTCCAATCAGATACGGACGCTCAACAGGTAAGCAACCCGGAATCGCTCTTTCTTTTATGGAATTCTGCATTCAATATTTGGTATACCAAGTTGACTGACATTCCGTTTTCCCTTTTTAAGGGACACAAATACTTGAGGGAGGAAGTCAAAACATTTCAGGGAAAACCCATCATG GCGAGGATAAAGGCAATCAACACGTTCTTTGCAAAGAACGGATACCGGAGCATGGACAACAGCATGTATGCCCAACCATCGCAGGCCCAGTCCCAGTTCAACTCTCCTCTCTACATGCAACATATCTACCCACAGCAGCAGTACCCTGTGTACGGCATCGTGCCCCCCACCTGGACGCAGTCCCCCACCCCCTATTTTGAAACCCCTCTG GCACCCTTTCCAAACAATAGCTTTGTGAATGGCTTTGGCTCTGCTGGACACTACAAAACTGGATCAAACTCGCTCAATATGACTCGGCCCTTCAACCGAAACCG GAACCACGTGAAGCCCCAGGGTAGGACGGGCGAAGTGGCCCCTGCGTCCGTCACACCAGTCCCCCTGGAGAGTCTGACCGGCCTGCGGAGTCCCCAGCCCCTATCTTGTGTCTCCAACAACACCACTAGCAACCACGGCAACAGCCATGCTCAGACACCCGCTGACCTGGCGTCTGCCTTCCCACTTCTCTCTGCCGCTACTTCACCACTGGACCTTAACGACGACGGCGGCATGGCGGGACGTGGCCG GAGGAGCACTACCTACCGAGGAACACGCAGGCGGCGGGAGGACGACCGCATCACG AGGCCTGCGGTGCCCATCGAGGTCAAGCCGTCTCCACCCAAGTTTGACTTGGCGGCCAACaacttcccccctctccctggctGTGTGGTCAGCACGCAGGGCGAGCCTGTGCTCGAGAACCGCATGTCAGACGTTGTACGAGGTTTGAACAGGGACAAG ACGGAGCAGCCCAGTAAGGAGGCCGTCGTAGCGGCAGTCCCTGCACACAGCCCTGCGGTGGAGGAAGCGCCCCACGTCCCCTCGGTTTCCCAGAGCACAAACAAACCTGTTGCCCAGCCACTCGGACCCCCAGTGCTGAG CGCCCAACGCCCGGAGAAGAAAGTCGAGAGGGCAGAGCCTCTGATTCCCAAAGCGGCCGTCGTGGTGCCGGCCCCTCCAGCTGTGACCACCACCAGCCCGGCCTCGGCGCAGCCTGTCGTGGCCCCCCGGCCTCAGCCCACTGCTGCCCCCGCACCGGTTAAAACCAACACTCCAAGCCCTGCTACCGTCACCGTCGCCCCACCCGCACAG GAGCCTCGTAAGCTCAGCTATGCCGAGGTGTGCCAGCGACCACCTATAGCCCCCCCTCCGGCGGCGCCTGCAGCCCCTGCCTCGGCGGGCCCCGCGTccccccccacggcccccgGTCAGCCGCTGCGCGAGCTGCGGGTGAACAAGGCGGAGGAGCCCGGCTCCAGCAGCGGGCCCGAGGACAAGCAGGAGAGGGCCCACGACCGGGAGGGCGGCTGGGAGTGCAAGGAGAGCCGACCGCCGCGGGACCGTGACGGCCAGGGCCACTACCGCAGGAACGGACCCCGGGGAACCGGGGCCCTCAAGTTCCGAGACCAGAGACGCCCCCCACCGGCCCGCCGAAGCTCCCCGCAGGGAGGCTACAGACATACTGGCAAAGAGCAGAACATCCCGCCCGTATCgccaaagtaa
- the larp4aa gene encoding la ribonucleoprotein 4Aa isoform X1 — translation MSSDQGGEPPLLQEEADPGPATGGKDEAPLGTEEGSGGMVTSKGVGLNPNAKVWQEIPVVSSEVSADATPWSPSDVNDAYSESSGCKPYAVGFTALDEGLPTDTTEVMVNGMDPPELGFSPAESITGTSVEPKAEEPAVSSENLRESLKKELEFYFSRENLSKDLYLMSQMDSDQFVPVWTIASMEGIKALTTDMDLILDVLRTSPMVQVDEKGEKVRPNHKRCIIILREVPETTPVEEVEALFKNENCPKVISVEFAHNNNWYITFQSDTDAQQVSNPESLFLLWNSAFNIWYTKLTDIPFSLFKGHKYLREEVKTFQGKPIMARIKAINTFFAKNGYRSMDNSMYAQPSQAQSQFNSPLYMQHIYPQQQYPVYGIVPPTWTQSPTPYFETPLAPFPNNSFVNGFGSAGHYKTGSNSLNMTRPFNRNRVPLYSRKNVINAFRNHVKPQGRTGEVAPASVTPVPLESLTGLRSPQPLSCVSNNTTSNHGNSHAQTPADLASAFPLLSAATSPLDLNDDGGMAGRGRRSTTYRGTRRRREDDRITRPAVPIEVKPSPPKFDLAANNFPPLPGCVVSTQGEPVLENRMSDVVRGLNRDKTEQPSKEAVVAAVPAHSPAVEEAPHVPSVSQSTNKPVAQPLGPPVLSAQRPEKKVERAEPLIPKAAVVVPAPPAVTTTSPASAQPVVAPRPQPTAAPAPVKTNTPSPATVTVAPPAQEPRKLSYAEVCQRPPIAPPPAAPAAPASAGPASPPTAPGQPLRELRVNKAEEPGSSSGPEDKQERAHDREGGWECKESRPPRDRDGQGHYRRNGPRGTGALKFRDQRRPPPARRSSPQGGYRHTGKEQNIPPVSPK, via the exons ATGAGTTCGGATCAGGGCGGAGAGCCGCCGCTGCTGCAGGAGGAGGCTGATCCGGGACCGGCCACCGGTGGGAAGGACGAGGCTCCACTTGGGACCGAGGAAGGGTCAGGCGGCATG GTCACCTCCAAGGGAGTCGGTCTGAACCCTAACGCCAAGGTGTGGCAGGAGATCCCAGTGGTCTCCAGCGAGGTGTCGGCTGATGCAACTCCCTGGTCACCTTCAGATGTCAATGACG CATATTCTGAGTCTAGTGGGTGCAAGCCCTACGCCGTGGGATTCACAGCTCTGGACGAGGGCCTGCCCACCGACACCACCGAGGTCATGGTGAATGGAATGGACCCACCGGAGCTCGGCTTCTCTCCTGCCGAGTCAATCACCGGAACCTCGG tgGAACCCAAGGCGGAGGAGCCAGCAGTCTCTTCTGAGAACTTGCGTGAGTCTCTGAAGAAGGAGCTGGAGTTTTACTTCTCCCG GGAAAACCTCTCGAAGGACTTGTACTTGATGTCCCAGATGGACAGCGACCAATTTGTTCCCGTTTGGACTATAGCGAGCATGGAGGGCATCAAGGCACTCACCACGGACATGGATCTGATCCTTGACGTCTTGAGAA CTTCTCCGATGGTCCAAGTGGACGAGAAGGGGGAGAAAGTGCGTCCAAATCACAAGCGCTGCATCATCATTCTGAGGGAGGTCCCGGAAACCACTCCTGTCGAG GAAGTCGAAGCTCTCTTCAAAAATGAGAACTGTCCGAAGGTGATAAGCGTGGAGTTTGCGCATAACAACAACTGGTACATCACATTCCAATCAGATACGGACGCTCAACAGGTAAGCAACCCGGAATCGCTCTTTCTTTTATGGAATTCTGCATTCAATATTTGGTATACCAAGTTGACTGACATTCCGTTTTCCCTTTTTAAGGGACACAAATACTTGAGGGAGGAAGTCAAAACATTTCAGGGAAAACCCATCATG GCGAGGATAAAGGCAATCAACACGTTCTTTGCAAAGAACGGATACCGGAGCATGGACAACAGCATGTATGCCCAACCATCGCAGGCCCAGTCCCAGTTCAACTCTCCTCTCTACATGCAACATATCTACCCACAGCAGCAGTACCCTGTGTACGGCATCGTGCCCCCCACCTGGACGCAGTCCCCCACCCCCTATTTTGAAACCCCTCTG GCACCCTTTCCAAACAATAGCTTTGTGAATGGCTTTGGCTCTGCTGGACACTACAAAACTGGATCAAACTCGCTCAATATGACTCGGCCCTTCAACCGAAACCG TGTGCCCCTCTATTCAAGAAAGAATGTAATAAATGCCTTCAG GAACCACGTGAAGCCCCAGGGTAGGACGGGCGAAGTGGCCCCTGCGTCCGTCACACCAGTCCCCCTGGAGAGTCTGACCGGCCTGCGGAGTCCCCAGCCCCTATCTTGTGTCTCCAACAACACCACTAGCAACCACGGCAACAGCCATGCTCAGACACCCGCTGACCTGGCGTCTGCCTTCCCACTTCTCTCTGCCGCTACTTCACCACTGGACCTTAACGACGACGGCGGCATGGCGGGACGTGGCCG GAGGAGCACTACCTACCGAGGAACACGCAGGCGGCGGGAGGACGACCGCATCACG AGGCCTGCGGTGCCCATCGAGGTCAAGCCGTCTCCACCCAAGTTTGACTTGGCGGCCAACaacttcccccctctccctggctGTGTGGTCAGCACGCAGGGCGAGCCTGTGCTCGAGAACCGCATGTCAGACGTTGTACGAGGTTTGAACAGGGACAAG ACGGAGCAGCCCAGTAAGGAGGCCGTCGTAGCGGCAGTCCCTGCACACAGCCCTGCGGTGGAGGAAGCGCCCCACGTCCCCTCGGTTTCCCAGAGCACAAACAAACCTGTTGCCCAGCCACTCGGACCCCCAGTGCTGAG CGCCCAACGCCCGGAGAAGAAAGTCGAGAGGGCAGAGCCTCTGATTCCCAAAGCGGCCGTCGTGGTGCCGGCCCCTCCAGCTGTGACCACCACCAGCCCGGCCTCGGCGCAGCCTGTCGTGGCCCCCCGGCCTCAGCCCACTGCTGCCCCCGCACCGGTTAAAACCAACACTCCAAGCCCTGCTACCGTCACCGTCGCCCCACCCGCACAG GAGCCTCGTAAGCTCAGCTATGCCGAGGTGTGCCAGCGACCACCTATAGCCCCCCCTCCGGCGGCGCCTGCAGCCCCTGCCTCGGCGGGCCCCGCGTccccccccacggcccccgGTCAGCCGCTGCGCGAGCTGCGGGTGAACAAGGCGGAGGAGCCCGGCTCCAGCAGCGGGCCCGAGGACAAGCAGGAGAGGGCCCACGACCGGGAGGGCGGCTGGGAGTGCAAGGAGAGCCGACCGCCGCGGGACCGTGACGGCCAGGGCCACTACCGCAGGAACGGACCCCGGGGAACCGGGGCCCTCAAGTTCCGAGACCAGAGACGCCCCCCACCGGCCCGCCGAAGCTCCCCGCAGGGAGGCTACAGACATACTGGCAAAGAGCAGAACATCCCGCCCGTATCgccaaagtaa
- the larp4aa gene encoding la ribonucleoprotein 4Aa isoform X4: MSSDQGGEPPLLQEEADPGPATGGKDEAPLGTEEGSGGMVTSKGVGLNPNAKVWQEIPVVSSEVSADATPWSPSDVNDAYSESSGCKPYAVGFTALDEGLPTDTTEVMVNGMDPPELGFSPAESITGTSVEPKAEEPAVSSENLRESLKKELEFYFSRENLSKDLYLMSQMDSDQFVPVWTIASMEGIKALTTDMDLILDVLRTSPMVQVDEKGEKVRPNHKRCIIILREVPETTPVEEVEALFKNENCPKVISVEFAHNNNWYITFQSDTDAQQGHKYLREEVKTFQGKPIMARIKAINTFFAKNGYRSMDNSMYAQPSQAQSQFNSPLYMQHIYPQQQYPVYGIVPPTWTQSPTPYFETPLAPFPNNSFVNGFGSAGHYKTGSNSLNMTRPFNRNRNHVKPQGRTGEVAPASVTPVPLESLTGLRSPQPLSCVSNNTTSNHGNSHAQTPADLASAFPLLSAATSPLDLNDDGGMAGRGRRSTTYRGTRRRREDDRITRPAVPIEVKPSPPKFDLAANNFPPLPGCVVSTQGEPVLENRMSDVVRGLNRDKTEQPSKEAVVAAVPAHSPAVEEAPHVPSVSQSTNKPVAQPLGPPVLSAQRPEKKVERAEPLIPKAAVVVPAPPAVTTTSPASAQPVVAPRPQPTAAPAPVKTNTPSPATVTVAPPAQEPRKLSYAEVCQRPPIAPPPAAPAAPASAGPASPPTAPGQPLRELRVNKAEEPGSSSGPEDKQERAHDREGGWECKESRPPRDRDGQGHYRRNGPRGTGALKFRDQRRPPPARRSSPQGGYRHTGKEQNIPPVSPK, from the exons ATGAGTTCGGATCAGGGCGGAGAGCCGCCGCTGCTGCAGGAGGAGGCTGATCCGGGACCGGCCACCGGTGGGAAGGACGAGGCTCCACTTGGGACCGAGGAAGGGTCAGGCGGCATG GTCACCTCCAAGGGAGTCGGTCTGAACCCTAACGCCAAGGTGTGGCAGGAGATCCCAGTGGTCTCCAGCGAGGTGTCGGCTGATGCAACTCCCTGGTCACCTTCAGATGTCAATGACG CATATTCTGAGTCTAGTGGGTGCAAGCCCTACGCCGTGGGATTCACAGCTCTGGACGAGGGCCTGCCCACCGACACCACCGAGGTCATGGTGAATGGAATGGACCCACCGGAGCTCGGCTTCTCTCCTGCCGAGTCAATCACCGGAACCTCGG tgGAACCCAAGGCGGAGGAGCCAGCAGTCTCTTCTGAGAACTTGCGTGAGTCTCTGAAGAAGGAGCTGGAGTTTTACTTCTCCCG GGAAAACCTCTCGAAGGACTTGTACTTGATGTCCCAGATGGACAGCGACCAATTTGTTCCCGTTTGGACTATAGCGAGCATGGAGGGCATCAAGGCACTCACCACGGACATGGATCTGATCCTTGACGTCTTGAGAA CTTCTCCGATGGTCCAAGTGGACGAGAAGGGGGAGAAAGTGCGTCCAAATCACAAGCGCTGCATCATCATTCTGAGGGAGGTCCCGGAAACCACTCCTGTCGAG GAAGTCGAAGCTCTCTTCAAAAATGAGAACTGTCCGAAGGTGATAAGCGTGGAGTTTGCGCATAACAACAACTGGTACATCACATTCCAATCAGATACGGACGCTCAACAG GGACACAAATACTTGAGGGAGGAAGTCAAAACATTTCAGGGAAAACCCATCATG GCGAGGATAAAGGCAATCAACACGTTCTTTGCAAAGAACGGATACCGGAGCATGGACAACAGCATGTATGCCCAACCATCGCAGGCCCAGTCCCAGTTCAACTCTCCTCTCTACATGCAACATATCTACCCACAGCAGCAGTACCCTGTGTACGGCATCGTGCCCCCCACCTGGACGCAGTCCCCCACCCCCTATTTTGAAACCCCTCTG GCACCCTTTCCAAACAATAGCTTTGTGAATGGCTTTGGCTCTGCTGGACACTACAAAACTGGATCAAACTCGCTCAATATGACTCGGCCCTTCAACCGAAACCG GAACCACGTGAAGCCCCAGGGTAGGACGGGCGAAGTGGCCCCTGCGTCCGTCACACCAGTCCCCCTGGAGAGTCTGACCGGCCTGCGGAGTCCCCAGCCCCTATCTTGTGTCTCCAACAACACCACTAGCAACCACGGCAACAGCCATGCTCAGACACCCGCTGACCTGGCGTCTGCCTTCCCACTTCTCTCTGCCGCTACTTCACCACTGGACCTTAACGACGACGGCGGCATGGCGGGACGTGGCCG GAGGAGCACTACCTACCGAGGAACACGCAGGCGGCGGGAGGACGACCGCATCACG AGGCCTGCGGTGCCCATCGAGGTCAAGCCGTCTCCACCCAAGTTTGACTTGGCGGCCAACaacttcccccctctccctggctGTGTGGTCAGCACGCAGGGCGAGCCTGTGCTCGAGAACCGCATGTCAGACGTTGTACGAGGTTTGAACAGGGACAAG ACGGAGCAGCCCAGTAAGGAGGCCGTCGTAGCGGCAGTCCCTGCACACAGCCCTGCGGTGGAGGAAGCGCCCCACGTCCCCTCGGTTTCCCAGAGCACAAACAAACCTGTTGCCCAGCCACTCGGACCCCCAGTGCTGAG CGCCCAACGCCCGGAGAAGAAAGTCGAGAGGGCAGAGCCTCTGATTCCCAAAGCGGCCGTCGTGGTGCCGGCCCCTCCAGCTGTGACCACCACCAGCCCGGCCTCGGCGCAGCCTGTCGTGGCCCCCCGGCCTCAGCCCACTGCTGCCCCCGCACCGGTTAAAACCAACACTCCAAGCCCTGCTACCGTCACCGTCGCCCCACCCGCACAG GAGCCTCGTAAGCTCAGCTATGCCGAGGTGTGCCAGCGACCACCTATAGCCCCCCCTCCGGCGGCGCCTGCAGCCCCTGCCTCGGCGGGCCCCGCGTccccccccacggcccccgGTCAGCCGCTGCGCGAGCTGCGGGTGAACAAGGCGGAGGAGCCCGGCTCCAGCAGCGGGCCCGAGGACAAGCAGGAGAGGGCCCACGACCGGGAGGGCGGCTGGGAGTGCAAGGAGAGCCGACCGCCGCGGGACCGTGACGGCCAGGGCCACTACCGCAGGAACGGACCCCGGGGAACCGGGGCCCTCAAGTTCCGAGACCAGAGACGCCCCCCACCGGCCCGCCGAAGCTCCCCGCAGGGAGGCTACAGACATACTGGCAAAGAGCAGAACATCCCGCCCGTATCgccaaagtaa
- the larp4aa gene encoding la ribonucleoprotein 4Aa isoform X3, with the protein MSSDQGGEPPLLQEEADPGPATGGKDEAPLGTEEGSGGMVTSKGVGLNPNAKVWQEIPVVSSEVSADATPWSPSDVNDAYSESSGCKPYAVGFTALDEGLPTDTTEVMVNGMDPPELGFSPAESITGTSVEPKAEEPAVSSENLRESLKKELEFYFSRENLSKDLYLMSQMDSDQFVPVWTIASMEGIKALTTDMDLILDVLRTSPMVQVDEKGEKVRPNHKRCIIILREVPETTPVEEVEALFKNENCPKVISVEFAHNNNWYITFQSDTDAQQGHKYLREEVKTFQGKPIMARIKAINTFFAKNGYRSMDNSMYAQPSQAQSQFNSPLYMQHIYPQQQYPVYGIVPPTWTQSPTPYFETPLAPFPNNSFVNGFGSAGHYKTGSNSLNMTRPFNRNRVPLYSRKNVINAFRNHVKPQGRTGEVAPASVTPVPLESLTGLRSPQPLSCVSNNTTSNHGNSHAQTPADLASAFPLLSAATSPLDLNDDGGMAGRGRRSTTYRGTRRRREDDRITRPAVPIEVKPSPPKFDLAANNFPPLPGCVVSTQGEPVLENRMSDVVRGLNRDKTEQPSKEAVVAAVPAHSPAVEEAPHVPSVSQSTNKPVAQPLGPPVLSAQRPEKKVERAEPLIPKAAVVVPAPPAVTTTSPASAQPVVAPRPQPTAAPAPVKTNTPSPATVTVAPPAQEPRKLSYAEVCQRPPIAPPPAAPAAPASAGPASPPTAPGQPLRELRVNKAEEPGSSSGPEDKQERAHDREGGWECKESRPPRDRDGQGHYRRNGPRGTGALKFRDQRRPPPARRSSPQGGYRHTGKEQNIPPVSPK; encoded by the exons ATGAGTTCGGATCAGGGCGGAGAGCCGCCGCTGCTGCAGGAGGAGGCTGATCCGGGACCGGCCACCGGTGGGAAGGACGAGGCTCCACTTGGGACCGAGGAAGGGTCAGGCGGCATG GTCACCTCCAAGGGAGTCGGTCTGAACCCTAACGCCAAGGTGTGGCAGGAGATCCCAGTGGTCTCCAGCGAGGTGTCGGCTGATGCAACTCCCTGGTCACCTTCAGATGTCAATGACG CATATTCTGAGTCTAGTGGGTGCAAGCCCTACGCCGTGGGATTCACAGCTCTGGACGAGGGCCTGCCCACCGACACCACCGAGGTCATGGTGAATGGAATGGACCCACCGGAGCTCGGCTTCTCTCCTGCCGAGTCAATCACCGGAACCTCGG tgGAACCCAAGGCGGAGGAGCCAGCAGTCTCTTCTGAGAACTTGCGTGAGTCTCTGAAGAAGGAGCTGGAGTTTTACTTCTCCCG GGAAAACCTCTCGAAGGACTTGTACTTGATGTCCCAGATGGACAGCGACCAATTTGTTCCCGTTTGGACTATAGCGAGCATGGAGGGCATCAAGGCACTCACCACGGACATGGATCTGATCCTTGACGTCTTGAGAA CTTCTCCGATGGTCCAAGTGGACGAGAAGGGGGAGAAAGTGCGTCCAAATCACAAGCGCTGCATCATCATTCTGAGGGAGGTCCCGGAAACCACTCCTGTCGAG GAAGTCGAAGCTCTCTTCAAAAATGAGAACTGTCCGAAGGTGATAAGCGTGGAGTTTGCGCATAACAACAACTGGTACATCACATTCCAATCAGATACGGACGCTCAACAG GGACACAAATACTTGAGGGAGGAAGTCAAAACATTTCAGGGAAAACCCATCATG GCGAGGATAAAGGCAATCAACACGTTCTTTGCAAAGAACGGATACCGGAGCATGGACAACAGCATGTATGCCCAACCATCGCAGGCCCAGTCCCAGTTCAACTCTCCTCTCTACATGCAACATATCTACCCACAGCAGCAGTACCCTGTGTACGGCATCGTGCCCCCCACCTGGACGCAGTCCCCCACCCCCTATTTTGAAACCCCTCTG GCACCCTTTCCAAACAATAGCTTTGTGAATGGCTTTGGCTCTGCTGGACACTACAAAACTGGATCAAACTCGCTCAATATGACTCGGCCCTTCAACCGAAACCG TGTGCCCCTCTATTCAAGAAAGAATGTAATAAATGCCTTCAG GAACCACGTGAAGCCCCAGGGTAGGACGGGCGAAGTGGCCCCTGCGTCCGTCACACCAGTCCCCCTGGAGAGTCTGACCGGCCTGCGGAGTCCCCAGCCCCTATCTTGTGTCTCCAACAACACCACTAGCAACCACGGCAACAGCCATGCTCAGACACCCGCTGACCTGGCGTCTGCCTTCCCACTTCTCTCTGCCGCTACTTCACCACTGGACCTTAACGACGACGGCGGCATGGCGGGACGTGGCCG GAGGAGCACTACCTACCGAGGAACACGCAGGCGGCGGGAGGACGACCGCATCACG AGGCCTGCGGTGCCCATCGAGGTCAAGCCGTCTCCACCCAAGTTTGACTTGGCGGCCAACaacttcccccctctccctggctGTGTGGTCAGCACGCAGGGCGAGCCTGTGCTCGAGAACCGCATGTCAGACGTTGTACGAGGTTTGAACAGGGACAAG ACGGAGCAGCCCAGTAAGGAGGCCGTCGTAGCGGCAGTCCCTGCACACAGCCCTGCGGTGGAGGAAGCGCCCCACGTCCCCTCGGTTTCCCAGAGCACAAACAAACCTGTTGCCCAGCCACTCGGACCCCCAGTGCTGAG CGCCCAACGCCCGGAGAAGAAAGTCGAGAGGGCAGAGCCTCTGATTCCCAAAGCGGCCGTCGTGGTGCCGGCCCCTCCAGCTGTGACCACCACCAGCCCGGCCTCGGCGCAGCCTGTCGTGGCCCCCCGGCCTCAGCCCACTGCTGCCCCCGCACCGGTTAAAACCAACACTCCAAGCCCTGCTACCGTCACCGTCGCCCCACCCGCACAG GAGCCTCGTAAGCTCAGCTATGCCGAGGTGTGCCAGCGACCACCTATAGCCCCCCCTCCGGCGGCGCCTGCAGCCCCTGCCTCGGCGGGCCCCGCGTccccccccacggcccccgGTCAGCCGCTGCGCGAGCTGCGGGTGAACAAGGCGGAGGAGCCCGGCTCCAGCAGCGGGCCCGAGGACAAGCAGGAGAGGGCCCACGACCGGGAGGGCGGCTGGGAGTGCAAGGAGAGCCGACCGCCGCGGGACCGTGACGGCCAGGGCCACTACCGCAGGAACGGACCCCGGGGAACCGGGGCCCTCAAGTTCCGAGACCAGAGACGCCCCCCACCGGCCCGCCGAAGCTCCCCGCAGGGAGGCTACAGACATACTGGCAAAGAGCAGAACATCCCGCCCGTATCgccaaagtaa